The window CGGGCACCAGCACGAGGAACGCCCAGTTCCATCCGAGCGCGTCACGCACCAGAGGCACGATCCAGATCGTCGCGACCGTGAGGAGGAAACCGACCGCCATCTGCATGGTGAGCGCGGTCCCCACGTACGACTGATCCGACAGCTCGGTCACCATCGTCGAGAACTGCGCCGAGTCGGCGACAACGGCGATCCCCCACACGATCCCGAGTGCGATCACGAGCGCGGGCGCTGCGCCGAACACCGCGCCGGCGAGCGCGGCACA of the Candidatus Limnocylindria bacterium genome contains:
- a CDS encoding MFS transporter, producing CAALAGAVFGAAPALVIALGIVWGIAVVADSAQFSTMVTELSDQSYVGTALTMQMAVGFLLTVATIWIVPLVRDALGWNWAFLVLVPGPALGVFAMLRLRARPEAALIAGGRG